The uncultured Ilyobacter sp. nucleotide sequence AGGGCCTTATAATGAGCCCTATAAAGCAGCTTCTTCTTGAGCAAAGTGTGGCAGGATGGAAAGAGATAGAATATGAGGTTATGAGAGACTCTAAAGGGAACTGCATAACTGTGTGTAACATGGAAAACTTTGACCCTGTTGGAATTCATACTGGAGACAGTATTGTAATAGCTCCCTCTCAGACTCTGACAAATTATGAATATCAGATGCTTAGACAGTCTTCTCTTAAGATAATAGATGAATTAAAGATAGAGGGAGGGTGTAATGTACAGTTTGCTTTAGATCCTCATTCTCATAATTATATAGTAATTGAGGTAAACCCTAGGGTAAGTAGATCATCTGCTCTAGCTTCTAAGGCTACAGGTTATCCCATTGCAAAGATAGCGGCAAAGATAGCCTTAGGTTATAATCTAGATGAGCTTAAAAACTATGTTACAGGTTATTCTAGTGCCTTCTTTGAACCGGCACTTGATTATGTTGTAATGAAGATACCTAAATGGCCTTTTGATAAATTCAGATCGGCTTCTAAAAAACTTGGTACCCAGATGAAGGCTACTGGAGAGGTAATGGCAATTGACAGAACCTTTGAGGCCTCACTTTTAAAGGCGATAACATGCCTTGAGGGAGGACTTTCAGGTATAAACCTACCTGCATTTAACAGCCTCACAAAAGAGGAACTACTTACAAAGATAAAAGAGTGTGACGATGAGAGGATCTTTGCCATAGCCCAGGCAATGAGAATAGGAGTAGGTATAGAGGAGATACATGAAGTGAGTAAGGTCGACAGATGGTTTCTCAATGGAATCAAAAATATAATTGACCTTGAAAAAGAACTTGCTGAAAATGATCTTTCTCATAAAATTCTGGAAAAAGCCGAAACTATGGGATTCACAGATGATGAGATCCTAAGGCTCAGTAAATGGGATAAATCAGAAGTAGATAAAATAAGACAAGAAAAGGGAATGTATCCTGTCTATAAGATGGTAGATACATGCAGCGGTGAATTTGAAGCCGTTACTCCTTATTATTACTCGTGTTATGAAAAGGAAGATGAAAATATACTCTCAGAAGATAAAAAAATAGTGGTTATAGGATCTGGACCTATAAGAATAGGACAGGGTGTGGAGTTTGACTATTGCTCTGTACACGGTGTATGGGCTATAAAAGATGCAGGCTACCAGTCTATTATTATAAACAACAATCCTGAAACTGTAAGTACTGACTTTGATACATCTGACAAACTTTATTTTGAGTCACTGTATATCGATGATGTCTTAAATGTTATCCGTGAGGAAAATCCTTATGGGGTAATCGTACAGTTTGGAGGACAGACCTCTATAAATCTAGCAAAAAGACTTGAAGAGTCTGGTGTAAATATCCTAGGAACAAAATATGAATCTATCGACCTTGCAGAAGACAGGGATAAATTCAGAAACTTCCTTGAAGGCCTTGGAATAGAAAGTCCTGAAGGTTATGCTGCAAAAAATCTAGAAGAATCGTATGCAGCGGCTGAAAAGATAGGCTATCCTGTAGTTGTTAGACCATCTTATGTAATAGGTGGTAGAGCCATGAGGGTAGTACACAACAAGGAAAGTTTAACAGAGTATATGACCCATGCCATTGATATGTCTAAAGAAACTACTATTCTTATAGATAAATATGTCTACGGAACTGAGATAGAGGTGGATGCTATCTGTGACGGTGAGGATATATTAATTCCTGGAATAATGGAGCATATAGAAAAAACCGGAGTTCACTCTGGAGACAGTATAACAAGCTACCCAACTATAAGCTTAAGTGATGAGGTAATAGCCGAGCTTGTAGAAAGCACAAGAAAAATAGCAGTAAATATAAAAACTTTGGGAATAATAAATATCCAATATGTATTTGACGGAAAGAAACTTTATATAATAGAAGTAAATCCGAGAGCTTCTAGAACTGTACCGATTTTAAGTAAGGTAACAGGAGTGCCTATGGTAAAAGTGGCAGTAGAGACTATGCTAGGGAAAAAACTAAAGGATCTTGGTTATGGTACAGGTCTTAGACAAAATAAAAACTTCTATGCAGTAAAACTTCCTGTATTTTCAACTGAAAAACTCAGTGATGTGGATACATTCCTAAGTCCAGAGATGAAATCTACAGGAGAAGTTTTGGGAGTGGATCAGGATTTTGACGTTGCTGTGTACAAGGGATTCTCAGCTGTTGGGATGAAAATACCAGTTGACGGTAAACTCTATGTATCCTTGAATAATGTCAGCAAAGATATGGGACTTGAAACAATAAAAGATTACAAAGAACTAGGATTTTCTGTATGCGCTTCTAAGGGGACGGCGGAGTACCTGAATAAAAAGGGTATAGAGGCTGAGTATATAGACGGTGAGGAGTTGAAAGAACTCATAGCAGAAGGAGTCATAAATCTCATAATAAACACACCTACAATAGGAGACGACAGAAGCAGATACGGATTTGGAATCAGAAGAAAGGCTTCTGAGTACAGGATTCCTGCCTTTACTTCTATAGATACAGCGTCTTTATTTATGAAGGCTATAGAGGTTAAAAAATCTAATAAACCTGTGACATATAATCATATGAGGTACTATCTAGGACTTTAAATCATACCTTTGAGGAGGAATATATGCAAAAACAAATAGAAAAGGCTGAAATGTTAGTAGAGGCACTTCCATATATAAAAAAATTTGCAGGTAAAACAGTAGTTGTAAAATACGGCGGGAATGCCATGATAAATGACGAGATAAAAGATCAGGTCATGAAGGATATAGTCCTCATGAAATATGTAGGTGTTAACCCGGTGATAGTTCATGGGGGAGGACCTGCAATAAATAGTATGCTTGCAAAAATAGGTAAAGAAGCAGAGTTTAAAATGGGAAACAGAGTCACAGATGAGGAAACCATGGAAATAGTGGAGATGGTATTATCTGGGAAAGTTAATAAGGGCATCGTAGCTGGTATCAATCGGCATGGTGGGAAAGCCATAGGTCTTAGTGGTAAGGATGGAAATCTCATTTTGGCAAGAAAAAAATACCTCATGGATGGAAAAGAAAAGGTCGATATCGGCTTTGTAGGAGAGGTAAAGAAGATCAATGCCAGTATTATAGAGGATCTGCAAAAAGACGGCTTTATCCCTGTAATATCAACAGTAGGTGTAGATGAAGATGGAAATACATACAATATAAATGCCGACTATGTGGCAGGAGCAATTGCAGGGGCCTTGAATGCCGACAAGTTTTTATTTATGACAGATGTTCCGGGACTTCTGAGGGATATAAATGATCCTAGCAGCAAGATAAGTGTGCTGAAATATAATGAGGCAAAGGACCTTATAGAGGACGGAACAATAAGCGGGGGTATGCTTCCGAAAATTGATGCCTGCATGACTGCTTTAGACGCCGGAGCTGAAAATGTCCATATTATAGATGGAAGAGTAAAACACACGATTTTACTAGAGCTCTTTACAGACTCTGGTATAGGTACAATGATAGTAAAAGATTATAGAATAGTTAGATAGTGTCAGGGGAGGTATAATGGGAAAGAACAATGTAATGAATACTTATAGCAGATTTGAACCTACATTTGTCAGAGGTAAGGGCGTATATGCCTATGACGAAACTGGAAAGGAATATATAGATTTTGTAGCCGGTGTGGCAGTAAACTGCCTAGGTCACAGTAATCCTAAAATTGTAGAGACAATAAAAAATCAAAGTGAGACTCTGATGCATATATCAAATCTCTACTGGAATGAAAAACAGATCACTCTTGCTAAAAAACTTTCTCAACTAGGAGATTTAGAGAAAATGTTTTTCTGTAACAGCGGGACAGAGGCAAATGAGCTGGCTCTCAAGATTGCAAGAAAATTTGGTAAAGAGTTTTCTCAAGGCAAGCATAAGATAATCTATATGAAAAACTCATTTCACGGGAGAACAATGGGAGCTCTTTCTGTAACTGGTCAGAAGAAATATCAGGACCCTTACAGACCTCTTATCGGAGGAGTAGTAGAGTGTGAATATAACAACATAGAGGACTTTGTATCTAAGATGGATGATGATGTCTGTGGAGTAATCATGGAGGTTATCCAAGGAGAGGGAGGAATCATAAGTGCGGAAAAAGAGTTTCTTGAAAAAATAAGAGAGCTCTGCGACAAGAACAACGCACTTTTAATCTTTGACGAAGTTCAATGTGGAGCAGGTAGATTAGGGACATATTTTGCATACCAAAAATTTGGAGTAGTTCCTGATATAGTTACCATGGCAAAAGGACTGGGAGGAGGGTTTCCTATAGGGGCTGTCCTCACAAAAGGAGAGGCTTCAGACACTCTTGTACCTGGAGACCACGGAGCGACCTTTGGAGGAAACCCTTTAGCATGTGCAGTGGCAGTTACAATTATAGATGAACTTGTAGAGGGCGGAGTAA carries:
- the carB gene encoding carbamoyl-phosphate synthase (glutamine-hydrolyzing) large subunit produces the protein MKHNIEKVMIIGSGPIIIGQAAEFDYSGTQACKAIKEEGIEIVLLNSNPATIMTDNNIADKVYIEPLTVEVAEEIIKKEKPQGILAGFGGQTALNLAMELEGQGILDKYNVKLFGINSEAIRRAEDREEFKELLEKLGEPVAISGIASSMEECVKFAEANGFPIIVRPAYTMGGTGGGIADNMEDFKDICSKGLIMSPIKQLLLEQSVAGWKEIEYEVMRDSKGNCITVCNMENFDPVGIHTGDSIVIAPSQTLTNYEYQMLRQSSLKIIDELKIEGGCNVQFALDPHSHNYIVIEVNPRVSRSSALASKATGYPIAKIAAKIALGYNLDELKNYVTGYSSAFFEPALDYVVMKIPKWPFDKFRSASKKLGTQMKATGEVMAIDRTFEASLLKAITCLEGGLSGINLPAFNSLTKEELLTKIKECDDERIFAIAQAMRIGVGIEEIHEVSKVDRWFLNGIKNIIDLEKELAENDLSHKILEKAETMGFTDDEILRLSKWDKSEVDKIRQEKGMYPVYKMVDTCSGEFEAVTPYYYSCYEKEDENILSEDKKIVVIGSGPIRIGQGVEFDYCSVHGVWAIKDAGYQSIIINNNPETVSTDFDTSDKLYFESLYIDDVLNVIREENPYGVIVQFGGQTSINLAKRLEESGVNILGTKYESIDLAEDRDKFRNFLEGLGIESPEGYAAKNLEESYAAAEKIGYPVVVRPSYVIGGRAMRVVHNKESLTEYMTHAIDMSKETTILIDKYVYGTEIEVDAICDGEDILIPGIMEHIEKTGVHSGDSITSYPTISLSDEVIAELVESTRKIAVNIKTLGIINIQYVFDGKKLYIIEVNPRASRTVPILSKVTGVPMVKVAVETMLGKKLKDLGYGTGLRQNKNFYAVKLPVFSTEKLSDVDTFLSPEMKSTGEVLGVDQDFDVAVYKGFSAVGMKIPVDGKLYVSLNNVSKDMGLETIKDYKELGFSVCASKGTAEYLNKKGIEAEYIDGEELKELIAEGVINLIINTPTIGDDRSRYGFGIRRKASEYRIPAFTSIDTASLFMKAIEVKKSNKPVTYNHMRYYLGL
- the argB gene encoding acetylglutamate kinase, producing the protein MQKQIEKAEMLVEALPYIKKFAGKTVVVKYGGNAMINDEIKDQVMKDIVLMKYVGVNPVIVHGGGPAINSMLAKIGKEAEFKMGNRVTDEETMEIVEMVLSGKVNKGIVAGINRHGGKAIGLSGKDGNLILARKKYLMDGKEKVDIGFVGEVKKINASIIEDLQKDGFIPVISTVGVDEDGNTYNINADYVAGAIAGALNADKFLFMTDVPGLLRDINDPSSKISVLKYNEAKDLIEDGTISGGMLPKIDACMTALDAGAENVHIIDGRVKHTILLELFTDSGIGTMIVKDYRIVR
- a CDS encoding aspartate aminotransferase family protein, yielding MGKNNVMNTYSRFEPTFVRGKGVYAYDETGKEYIDFVAGVAVNCLGHSNPKIVETIKNQSETLMHISNLYWNEKQITLAKKLSQLGDLEKMFFCNSGTEANELALKIARKFGKEFSQGKHKIIYMKNSFHGRTMGALSVTGQKKYQDPYRPLIGGVVECEYNNIEDFVSKMDDDVCGVIMEVIQGEGGIISAEKEFLEKIRELCDKNNALLIFDEVQCGAGRLGTYFAYQKFGVVPDIVTMAKGLGGGFPIGAVLTKGEASDTLVPGDHGATFGGNPLACAVAVTIIDELVEGGVIAEVDKKSQYTRQAIEKMMAEHPVIEKVNGMGLLLGIKLKEELEAKTFVGKAFEKGLMLVGAGNNVVRLVPPLNVTYEELDKALHIIKEVFEEL